A single genomic interval of Candidatus Binataceae bacterium harbors:
- a CDS encoding LLM class flavin-dependent oxidoreductase, whose product MEFGYQLANIEPARFRDAAQALEGLGYDVIFFPDHIVMEGPERTYDPHALAYDPILIAATVADATKKIRIGHLVLCNLFRHPAITAQSLSTLDHISGGRMVAGLGTGWTETEFQMTGIPFPPIGERLEMLDEALTCIKSLWANERTNFDGKHYKFKDAILWPKPIQKNPPIVVGGGGKGLLRIAAKHADYLNLIADAGKPGKISVENVSKFTDESFRQKISFVREEAKRAGRNPDSIKISNVMFSVVITDTAAAARQTAEMMGPMFKMTPEAVMKTPISLIGTPEQCVIELKRRVKEWGVSQFIFGTMAGVDEKQFRLISEQIIPQV is encoded by the coding sequence ATGGAATTCGGCTACCAGTTGGCAAACATCGAGCCGGCCAGGTTTCGCGACGCGGCGCAGGCGCTTGAGGGTCTCGGCTACGACGTCATCTTCTTTCCCGATCACATCGTGATGGAAGGTCCGGAGCGCACCTACGATCCGCACGCGCTGGCATACGATCCGATTCTGATTGCGGCCACCGTTGCAGATGCCACGAAGAAGATTCGCATCGGCCATCTCGTGCTCTGCAACTTGTTTCGGCATCCCGCGATCACCGCGCAAAGCCTCTCCACGCTCGATCACATCAGCGGCGGGCGGATGGTTGCGGGCCTCGGCACCGGATGGACCGAGACGGAGTTCCAGATGACGGGTATCCCGTTTCCGCCCATTGGCGAGCGGCTCGAGATGCTCGACGAAGCTCTCACCTGCATCAAGTCACTGTGGGCCAATGAGCGCACGAACTTCGACGGCAAGCACTACAAGTTCAAGGACGCGATCCTGTGGCCGAAGCCGATTCAGAAAAATCCACCGATCGTCGTTGGCGGCGGCGGCAAGGGGCTGCTGCGTATCGCGGCGAAGCACGCGGATTATCTCAACCTGATTGCCGACGCCGGCAAGCCGGGGAAGATTTCGGTCGAGAACGTTTCCAAATTCACCGACGAGTCCTTTCGCCAGAAGATCAGCTTCGTCCGCGAAGAGGCGAAGCGCGCAGGCCGCAATCCGGATTCGATCAAGATCAGCAACGTGATGTTCTCGGTGGTGATAACGGATACCGCGGCGGCGGCTCGGCAGACGGCCGAGATGATGGGGCCGATGTTCAAGATGACTCCCGAGGCGGTGATGAAGACGCCCATCAGCCTCATTGGAACGCCGGAGCAATGTGTCATCGAGTTAAAGCGGCGTGTCAAAGAGTGGGGCGTGTCGCAGTTCATCTTCGGCACGATGGCGGGCGTCGATGAAAAGCAATTCCGGCTCATTAGCGAACAGATCATTCCTCAGGTCTGA
- a CDS encoding carboxyl transferase domain-containing protein, whose amino-acid sequence MLPTSLLIANRGEIAIRVMRAAAELGIRTVAIFSEDDAASLHTRKADEARGLSGRGASAYLDIEQIVALTLSAGCDAIHPGYGFLSENAAFARRCKEAGIKFVGPRPEILELFGDKVKARELAERCRVPLLRGTTGPTTLEEAREFLSSLGAGGAMMIKAVSGGGGRGMRAVHRDADVEEAYKRCQSEARAAFGNSDVYVEQLMPRARHIEVQVIGDGVAVSHLWERECTVQRRHQKIVEIAPSPNLPDALREWLLNSACRLAEEVHYDSLGTFEFLVEAGDGSGEGAFAFIEANPRLQVEHTVTEEVTGIDIVKAQLEIAGGKTLGELGLTQQDVPRPRGYAIQLRVNLETMGADGVAKPSGGTLSSFEPANGPGIRTDTYGYAGYTTNPNYDSLIAKLITYSPSPKFSDAVTKAYRALCEFRIEGAPTNIGFLQNLLRHPDFVANNLYTRFIEEHLSDLIAPEGASHRRLYFEPQIAPRLAGAKIDTRDPLAVLHHGKSGDGAAAAPASAPVAVAPASQVQGPEGTIAVRAPMQGTIVSLEVREGDRVHRGKQVAVMEAMKMEHVINADVSGIVRRVAVAKGDAVFEGHPLMFIEEAEVAQAAVAETKEIDLDRIRPDLAEVFERHAFGYDENRPDAVARRRKTGQRTARENIEDLCDPGTFVEYGPIVIAAQRRRRTLEDLIARTPADGMIAGIGRVNGNLFDAERARTALMSYDYTVLAGTQGQQNHRKKDRMFEIATHNRLPVVFFTEGGGGRPGDTDGVGVAGLDCMAFNYFGKMSALVPLVGINSGRCFAGNAALLGCCDIVIATRNSNIGMGGPAMIEGGGLGIFRPEEVGPMESQVPNGVVDIPVETEAEGVAVARKYLSYFQGRVRDWNCADQRMLRSIIPENRLRIYDVRAVIEMLADSGSVLEIRRHFGLGMVTALARVEGRPIGIIANNPVHLAGAIDSPGADKAARFMQLCDAFDIPILFLCDCPGIMVGPEVEKTALVRHASRMFVVGSNITVPFFTIILRKGYGLGAQAMAGGSFKAGMFTVSWPTGEFGGMGLEGAVKLGYRNELAALSDPAERKDLYDKMVARMYEHGKAVNTASTFEIDDVIDPAESRRWIAGALESAPQPAPRIGKKRPNIDTW is encoded by the coding sequence ATGCTGCCGACCAGTCTTCTCATTGCCAACCGCGGCGAGATCGCCATTCGCGTGATGCGCGCGGCCGCCGAGTTGGGGATTCGTACCGTCGCGATTTTTTCCGAAGATGACGCCGCATCGTTGCACACGCGTAAGGCTGACGAGGCGCGCGGCCTGAGCGGCCGCGGCGCATCCGCGTATCTCGATATCGAACAAATCGTCGCCCTGACGCTGTCCGCCGGATGCGATGCGATCCATCCGGGCTATGGTTTTCTCAGCGAGAACGCCGCGTTCGCACGACGCTGCAAGGAAGCGGGCATCAAGTTCGTTGGACCGCGTCCCGAGATCCTCGAACTCTTCGGCGACAAGGTGAAGGCGCGCGAGCTTGCGGAGCGATGCCGCGTGCCACTGCTGCGCGGTACGACCGGGCCGACCACGCTCGAAGAGGCGCGCGAGTTTCTGTCGTCGCTCGGCGCCGGCGGCGCGATGATGATCAAAGCCGTCTCCGGCGGCGGCGGCCGTGGGATGCGGGCCGTTCATCGCGATGCCGACGTCGAGGAAGCCTACAAGCGATGCCAGTCGGAAGCGCGCGCCGCGTTCGGCAACAGTGACGTCTACGTCGAGCAGTTGATGCCGCGCGCGCGCCATATCGAAGTCCAGGTGATCGGCGACGGCGTCGCGGTCAGTCATCTCTGGGAGCGCGAGTGCACGGTCCAGCGCCGTCATCAGAAGATCGTCGAGATCGCTCCGAGTCCGAATCTTCCTGACGCGCTGCGAGAGTGGCTCCTCAATTCGGCGTGCCGCCTTGCCGAAGAGGTTCACTACGACAGCCTCGGCACGTTCGAGTTTCTGGTTGAAGCGGGCGATGGCTCAGGCGAAGGCGCGTTCGCGTTCATCGAGGCGAATCCGCGTCTGCAAGTCGAGCACACCGTCACCGAGGAAGTGACGGGTATCGATATCGTCAAGGCTCAGCTCGAAATCGCCGGCGGCAAGACCCTTGGCGAGCTCGGACTCACGCAACAGGACGTGCCCCGGCCGCGAGGTTACGCGATTCAACTCCGTGTCAATCTCGAGACGATGGGCGCGGACGGTGTCGCGAAACCGTCGGGCGGCACTCTCAGCTCATTCGAGCCCGCGAACGGTCCCGGAATTCGCACGGATACCTACGGCTATGCGGGATACACCACGAATCCGAACTATGACTCGCTCATCGCCAAGCTCATCACGTATTCGCCGTCGCCGAAATTTTCCGACGCGGTGACGAAGGCATACCGGGCGCTGTGCGAGTTTCGCATCGAAGGCGCGCCGACCAATATCGGATTTCTGCAAAACCTGCTGCGCCATCCTGATTTTGTTGCCAACAACCTCTACACGCGATTTATCGAAGAGCATCTGAGCGATTTGATCGCACCCGAAGGCGCGTCGCACCGGCGGCTCTACTTCGAGCCGCAGATCGCACCGCGGCTGGCCGGAGCGAAGATCGACACGCGCGATCCGCTGGCTGTTTTACATCACGGCAAATCCGGTGACGGCGCCGCCGCTGCTCCCGCGTCGGCTCCTGTAGCGGTTGCGCCCGCTTCGCAGGTGCAGGGACCCGAGGGAACGATCGCGGTGCGCGCGCCGATGCAGGGCACGATCGTTTCACTCGAAGTCAGGGAAGGCGATCGCGTGCATCGCGGCAAGCAAGTCGCCGTGATGGAAGCGATGAAGATGGAGCACGTCATCAATGCCGACGTCAGCGGCATCGTGCGCCGCGTCGCGGTCGCCAAGGGCGACGCGGTGTTCGAGGGCCATCCCCTGATGTTCATCGAGGAGGCGGAAGTCGCTCAAGCGGCCGTAGCCGAGACGAAGGAAATCGATCTCGATCGAATTCGTCCCGACCTGGCAGAGGTCTTCGAGCGTCACGCTTTTGGCTACGACGAGAACCGTCCCGATGCTGTCGCGCGGCGGCGCAAGACCGGTCAGCGCACGGCGCGTGAAAATATCGAAGACCTTTGCGACCCCGGCACCTTTGTCGAATACGGCCCGATCGTGATCGCGGCGCAACGCCGCCGTCGCACGCTCGAAGACCTGATCGCGCGAACGCCCGCCGACGGCATGATCGCCGGCATCGGCCGCGTCAACGGCAATCTCTTCGATGCCGAGCGCGCGCGCACCGCGTTGATGTCCTACGACTACACCGTGCTCGCGGGCACGCAGGGCCAGCAGAACCATCGCAAGAAAGATCGGATGTTCGAGATCGCAACGCACAACCGCCTGCCCGTCGTATTCTTCACCGAGGGCGGCGGCGGACGCCCGGGCGATACCGACGGCGTCGGCGTGGCCGGCCTCGACTGCATGGCGTTCAACTATTTCGGCAAGATGAGCGCGCTGGTGCCGCTGGTCGGGATCAACTCGGGCCGATGCTTCGCCGGCAACGCCGCACTGCTCGGATGCTGCGACATAGTGATCGCGACCAGGAACTCGAACATCGGCATGGGCGGACCCGCGATGATCGAAGGCGGCGGCCTCGGCATCTTCCGCCCCGAGGAAGTCGGTCCGATGGAATCGCAGGTCCCCAATGGCGTCGTCGATATTCCTGTCGAGACCGAGGCCGAGGGCGTCGCGGTCGCGCGCAAGTATCTGTCTTACTTCCAGGGCCGGGTCCGCGACTGGAACTGCGCCGATCAGCGAATGTTACGATCGATCATCCCGGAGAATCGATTGCGCATCTACGACGTGCGCGCGGTGATAGAGATGCTCGCCGATTCAGGATCGGTGCTCGAGATTCGCCGTCATTTCGGACTCGGGATGGTAACGGCGCTGGCGCGCGTCGAAGGGCGGCCGATCGGAATCATCGCGAACAATCCTGTGCATCTCGCCGGCGCGATCGACAGCCCTGGCGCCGATAAGGCTGCGCGGTTCATGCAGCTCTGCGACGCGTTCGACATCCCGATTTTGTTCCTGTGCGATTGTCCCGGAATCATGGTCGGCCCCGAGGTAGAGAAGACCGCGCTCGTCCGTCATGCGTCGCGGATGTTCGTGGTCGGCTCCAATATCACCGTGCCGTTCTTCACGATCATTCTGCGCAAGGGTTACGGCCTCGGCGCGCAGGCGATGGCGGGCGGCAGCTTCAAGGCCGGGATGTTCACGGTGTCGTGGCCGACGGGCGAGTTCGGCGGCATGGGGCTCGAAGGCGCAGTCAAGTTGGGCTATCGCAACGAACTCGCGGCGCTCAGCGATCCGGCCGAGCGCAAGGACCTTTACGACAAAATGGTCGCGCGGATGTACGAGCACGGCAAGGCCGTTAACACCGCGTCAACTTTTGAGATCGACGACGTGATCGATCCAGCGGAATCGCGCCGCTGGATCGCGGGCGCGCTGGAATCGGCGCCGCAGCCTGCGCCGCGCATTGGGAAGAAGCGCCCCAATATCGATACGTGGTAA